In Apostichopus japonicus isolate 1M-3 chromosome 3, ASM3797524v1, whole genome shotgun sequence, a single genomic region encodes these proteins:
- the LOC139963632 gene encoding uncharacterized protein isoform X1 produces MAITYIRLCGISLIFLFIPVSGLAIKWTNPDTDISKDIIANDKTFEETQTLDNSVIDFLSRHHYSGCTLGVANGDDGSDTMYGQGYGVTEEGVLLKSKSVLPASSISKLITAIGVMKLVEDGQLTLYDFVFGRGGILSDLEPFPSLETADQRLFDIRVIHLLQHTSGLQSHMSELNDIHLLRGHKVINISREMGLTSGLSLPDVIRYSAGQRLVFPPGSRFSHSNLGYSILGEVIARKSRSTYSQFIYQRVLEPLGMWQTTLMPDYEFPLNKYNSQRVDVSKSPFLQASLGWHTTVYDLLRLIDGLQGDLLVSSASRQTMMSPPPSPVSEHQDQWYGMGLHVGNDGSWWQTGDPHTNEVLIFQPGPRKGHKTDRKLRWAVLCTGNQHRNLKNDFSKMFASQQHWPNKFPAARDCEDVSFVDKCGRRVLINSRVPTEKFKSFSNALLRQSYRPKWISVYNNNGTTHVSSIWQEGSSATQLYLLETEISGNDLRKKIDELQMKKFALSSLEPYYKGRQIKYIAVFSKGGTGYQRYALETTEDIFERSKQFYTDDLSLIPTGKAVLMDGNRKIVSFVFDKVNVTSWRIYDKVPLEDMKSLVLEMARHGRTLSYTHSYSYHDDIYFSTIFSGGETHRMHLELGVDRSMLQDGTYNMKDRGFSPQVISSYTVEEGFVKFMILWTKDNCV; encoded by the coding sequence ATATCATCGCAAACGACAAGACATTTGAAGAAACCCAAACCTTGGATAATTCTGTGATTGATTTCCTGTCCAGACATCACTATTCCGGGTGCACTCTTGGGGTCGCCAACGGTGACGACGGAAGTGACACTATGTACGGCCAGGGATATGGTGTGACAGAAGAGGGCGTCCTTCTGAAATCAAAGAGCGTCTTACCAGCTTCCAGCATATCTAAGCTTATTACAGCAATCGGTGTCATGAAGCTGGTCGAGGATGGGCAATTGACACTCTATGATTTTGTCTTTGGGAGAGGTGGAATCCTTAGTGACCTGGAACCTTTCCCTTCCTTGGAAACGGCTGATCAGAGGCTGTTCGATATCAGAGTGATTCACCTTCTCCAACATACTAGCGGACTTCAGTCTCACATGTCTGAGTTGAACGACATTCATCTCTTACGTGGACACAAGGTTATAAACATCAGTCGAGAGATGGGACTGACTTCTGGGCTATCTCTGCCAGATGTCATCCGCTACTCTGCAGGTCAAAGGTTGGTGTTTCCACCGGGTTCCCGTTTTTCCCACTCCAATTTAGGGTACTCGATTCTCGGTGAAGTGATTGCAAGGAAGAGTAGATCGACTTATTCTCAATTCATTTATCAGCGAGTTCTTGAACCCTTGGGAATGTGGCAAACGACTCTCATGCCAGATTATGAATTTCCGTTGAACAAGTACAACAGTCAAAGGGTGGACGTATCTAAATCTCCTTTCCTGCAGGCAAGTTTGGGGTGGCACACAACGGTTTATGATCTGCTTAGGTTAATCGATGGCCTACAAGGGGACTTGTTAGTATCATCGGCCAGTCGACAGACAATGATGTCTCCACCACCCTCCCCAGTATCTGAACACCAAGACCAGTGGTATGGGATGGGCCTCCATGTGGGTAATGATGGTTCCTGGTGGCAGACTGGTGACCCTCATACCAATGAGGTCTTAATTTTTCAGCCCGGACCAAGGAAGGGACACAAGACCGATCGGAAGCTGAGATGGGCGGTGCTTTGTACTGGCAATCAACATCGTAATCTGAAAAATGACTTTTCCAAAATGTTTGCTTCTCAGCAACATTGGCCGAACAAATTCCCGGCTGCCAGAGACTGCGAGGACGTTTCCTTTGTGGACAAATGTGGTCGGCGTGTCCTGATCAACTCTCGGGTGCCAACCGAGAAATTTAAATCCTTTTCTAACGCTTTGCTGAGACAGTCGTACCGACCAAAGTGGATAAGTGTCTACAACAACAATGGTACTACCCATGTTAGTAGTATATGGCAAGAGGGGTCCTCCGCAACCCAGTTATATCTGCTCGAAACAGAAATATCGGGCAACGATCTTCGCAAGAAAATAGATGAACTGCAGATGAAGAAGTTTGCACTTAGTTCCCTTGAACCATATTACAAAGGACGGCAGATAAAGTACATAGCTGTGTTCTCAAAGGGGGGCACTGGCTACCAGAGGTACGCTTTGGAAACCACGGAGGATATCTTTGAAAGGTCCAAGCAGTTTTACACAGATGACCTGTCATTAATACCTACAGGAAAAGCTGTACTCATGGACGGTAATAGAAAAATAGTGAGTTTCGTTTTCGATAAAGTGAATGTTACATCCTGGAGAATTTATGATAAAGTTCCTTTAGAAGATATGAAGTCACTAGTGCTAGAGATGGCGAGACACGGTAGAACACTAAGTTACACTCATTCCTATAGTTACCATGACGACATTTACTTTTCCACAATCTTTTCGGGTGGTGAAACTCACCGGATGCATTTAGAACTGGGAGTCGACCGATCGATGCTACAAGACGGGACATACAACATGAAGGACAGAGGGTTCTCCCCACAGGTGATCAGTAGTTACACAGTGGAGGAGGGCTTTGTTAAGTTTATGATATTATGGACGAAAGATAATTGTGTTTGA
- the LOC139963632 gene encoding uncharacterized protein isoform X2, with amino-acid sequence MYGQGYGVTEEGVLLKSKSVLPASSISKLITAIGVMKLVEDGQLTLYDFVFGRGGILSDLEPFPSLETADQRLFDIRVIHLLQHTSGLQSHMSELNDIHLLRGHKVINISREMGLTSGLSLPDVIRYSAGQRLVFPPGSRFSHSNLGYSILGEVIARKSRSTYSQFIYQRVLEPLGMWQTTLMPDYEFPLNKYNSQRVDVSKSPFLQASLGWHTTVYDLLRLIDGLQGDLLVSSASRQTMMSPPPSPVSEHQDQWYGMGLHVGNDGSWWQTGDPHTNEVLIFQPGPRKGHKTDRKLRWAVLCTGNQHRNLKNDFSKMFASQQHWPNKFPAARDCEDVSFVDKCGRRVLINSRVPTEKFKSFSNALLRQSYRPKWISVYNNNGTTHVSSIWQEGSSATQLYLLETEISGNDLRKKIDELQMKKFALSSLEPYYKGRQIKYIAVFSKGGTGYQRYALETTEDIFERSKQFYTDDLSLIPTGKAVLMDGNRKIVSFVFDKVNVTSWRIYDKVPLEDMKSLVLEMARHGRTLSYTHSYSYHDDIYFSTIFSGGETHRMHLELGVDRSMLQDGTYNMKDRGFSPQVISSYTVEEGFVKFMILWTKDNCV; translated from the coding sequence ATGTACGGCCAGGGATATGGTGTGACAGAAGAGGGCGTCCTTCTGAAATCAAAGAGCGTCTTACCAGCTTCCAGCATATCTAAGCTTATTACAGCAATCGGTGTCATGAAGCTGGTCGAGGATGGGCAATTGACACTCTATGATTTTGTCTTTGGGAGAGGTGGAATCCTTAGTGACCTGGAACCTTTCCCTTCCTTGGAAACGGCTGATCAGAGGCTGTTCGATATCAGAGTGATTCACCTTCTCCAACATACTAGCGGACTTCAGTCTCACATGTCTGAGTTGAACGACATTCATCTCTTACGTGGACACAAGGTTATAAACATCAGTCGAGAGATGGGACTGACTTCTGGGCTATCTCTGCCAGATGTCATCCGCTACTCTGCAGGTCAAAGGTTGGTGTTTCCACCGGGTTCCCGTTTTTCCCACTCCAATTTAGGGTACTCGATTCTCGGTGAAGTGATTGCAAGGAAGAGTAGATCGACTTATTCTCAATTCATTTATCAGCGAGTTCTTGAACCCTTGGGAATGTGGCAAACGACTCTCATGCCAGATTATGAATTTCCGTTGAACAAGTACAACAGTCAAAGGGTGGACGTATCTAAATCTCCTTTCCTGCAGGCAAGTTTGGGGTGGCACACAACGGTTTATGATCTGCTTAGGTTAATCGATGGCCTACAAGGGGACTTGTTAGTATCATCGGCCAGTCGACAGACAATGATGTCTCCACCACCCTCCCCAGTATCTGAACACCAAGACCAGTGGTATGGGATGGGCCTCCATGTGGGTAATGATGGTTCCTGGTGGCAGACTGGTGACCCTCATACCAATGAGGTCTTAATTTTTCAGCCCGGACCAAGGAAGGGACACAAGACCGATCGGAAGCTGAGATGGGCGGTGCTTTGTACTGGCAATCAACATCGTAATCTGAAAAATGACTTTTCCAAAATGTTTGCTTCTCAGCAACATTGGCCGAACAAATTCCCGGCTGCCAGAGACTGCGAGGACGTTTCCTTTGTGGACAAATGTGGTCGGCGTGTCCTGATCAACTCTCGGGTGCCAACCGAGAAATTTAAATCCTTTTCTAACGCTTTGCTGAGACAGTCGTACCGACCAAAGTGGATAAGTGTCTACAACAACAATGGTACTACCCATGTTAGTAGTATATGGCAAGAGGGGTCCTCCGCAACCCAGTTATATCTGCTCGAAACAGAAATATCGGGCAACGATCTTCGCAAGAAAATAGATGAACTGCAGATGAAGAAGTTTGCACTTAGTTCCCTTGAACCATATTACAAAGGACGGCAGATAAAGTACATAGCTGTGTTCTCAAAGGGGGGCACTGGCTACCAGAGGTACGCTTTGGAAACCACGGAGGATATCTTTGAAAGGTCCAAGCAGTTTTACACAGATGACCTGTCATTAATACCTACAGGAAAAGCTGTACTCATGGACGGTAATAGAAAAATAGTGAGTTTCGTTTTCGATAAAGTGAATGTTACATCCTGGAGAATTTATGATAAAGTTCCTTTAGAAGATATGAAGTCACTAGTGCTAGAGATGGCGAGACACGGTAGAACACTAAGTTACACTCATTCCTATAGTTACCATGACGACATTTACTTTTCCACAATCTTTTCGGGTGGTGAAACTCACCGGATGCATTTAGAACTGGGAGTCGACCGATCGATGCTACAAGACGGGACATACAACATGAAGGACAGAGGGTTCTCCCCACAGGTGATCAGTAGTTACACAGTGGAGGAGGGCTTTGTTAAGTTTATGATATTATGGACGAAAGATAATTGTGTTTGA